Proteins encoded by one window of Gambusia affinis linkage group LG17, SWU_Gaff_1.0, whole genome shotgun sequence:
- the LOC122819468 gene encoding microfibril-associated glycoprotein 4-like yields MELLPALLLLLVPLLSSSAAFFLPLDCSDIYKQDTTRPSGVYTIYPIGPLSGVQVFCDMTSLGGQWTVFQRRMDGSVNFYRPWAYYKLGFGNVAGEYWLGLGNLFLLSQKKKFELLVIMEDFEGHTVYARYRWFGVGPESLGYPLRVSGFIDGGAGDSLSYHNGHKFSTFDIDLDSYLLNCAKLFLGGFWYNNCHRTNPNGVYRWGADDAINSVGVEWSTWKGHNYSLKAISFMMRPAQ; encoded by the exons ATGGAA CTGCTGCCCgctctcctgctcctcctggttcctctgttgagcagctctgcagcttttttccttcctctcgaCTGCAGCGACATCTATAAGCAGGACACAACGCGACCCAGCGGAGTTTACACCATCTATCCCATCGGACCCCTGTCTGGTGTCCAG gttttctgtGACATGACCTCTTTGGGAGGGCAGTGGACT GTGTTCCAGAGGAGGATGGATGGCTCGGTGAACTTCTACAGGCCCTGGGCTTATTACAAGTTGGGCTTTGGGAATGTGGCTGGAGAGTACTGGCTCG gtcTGGGGAACCTTTTCCTAttaagtcaaaagaaaaagtttgagctGCTGGTTATCATGGAGGATTTTGAAGGACATACAGTTTATGCTCGTTACCGCTGGTTCGGTGTTGGTCCGGAGTCTTTGGGGTACCCACTCCGGGTGTCTGGATTTATTGATGGAGGGGCAG GAGACTCCCTGAGTTATCACAACGGACACAAGTTCTCCACCTTCGACATAGACCTGGACAGTTATCTTTTAAACTGCGCCAAATTATTCCTGGGGGGGTTCTGGTATAACAACTGTCATCGCACAAACCCAAACGGGGTTTATCGCTGGGGGGCTGACGATGCCATCAATTCTGTCGGAGTGGAGTGGTCCACATGGAAGGGCCATAACTACTCCTTGAAGGCCATCAGCTTTATGATGCGTCCTGCTCAGTAA
- the tmem141 gene encoding transmembrane protein 141 produces the protein MVNLGLTKVDDAIAAKHPGLQSYAACQSHAFMKGTGTFALGVTGFFAIQKALQMRLPYPLQWNLLISIMASSFCSYAVTRWETQKCSDLWLLLETGKVPDRSPPPPTVSHPEDSKAAQKTKYGDNME, from the exons ATGGTGAACCTCGGTCTGACAAAGGTGGACGACGCGATAGCAGCAAAACATCCC gGGTTGCAAAGCTACGCTGCGTGTCAGTCTCACGCCTTTATGAAGGGAACTGGAACCTTTGCACTAG GTGTCACGGGGTTTTTTGCCATCCAGAAGGCTCTGCAGATGAGGCTCCCCTACCCCCTACAGTGGAATCTGCTCATATCAATAA TGGCGTCATCGTTTTGTAGTTACGCAGTAACTCGCTgggaaacacagaaatgctcAGACCTTTGGCTGCTGCTAGAGACGGGTAAAGTCCCAGACAGATCACCGCCACCACCAACAG TATCTCACCCAGAGGATTCAAAAGCTGCTCAGAAGACAAAATATGGAGATAACATGGAATAA